From Serinicoccus profundi, the proteins below share one genomic window:
- a CDS encoding complex I subunit 1/NuoH family protein, producing MLAELPWALEAVLKAAVVLAAFLTLPLALGQLEHKLMGHMQGRLGPMEAGPHGILQLVADGIKFAQKEDITPAAADRPVFRLAPAVALVPYLVALSAIPLGAAWVAVDVPASLLLVLAVTSVGVIGTLMAGWGSGNKYSLLGGLRAGAQLVSYELPLILAAASVAMAAGTLSLTAIVQEWSWWWLVWQAPAAAIFLAASVAELQRTPFDAPVADSEIVFGPLTEYTGLRFAFFLLAEYAGMVVMALLFTVLFLGGWRGPWADAGAGIVGVLWTLVKATGVGVLFLWLRVAWPRVREDQLQRFAWLVLIPLALVQLAVTGVGVVFLG from the coding sequence ATGCTCGCCGAACTCCCGTGGGCCCTCGAGGCCGTGCTCAAGGCCGCTGTCGTGCTGGCGGCCTTCCTCACGCTGCCCCTGGCGCTCGGGCAGCTCGAGCACAAGCTCATGGGCCACATGCAGGGACGGCTGGGCCCGATGGAGGCCGGGCCGCACGGCATCCTCCAGCTGGTCGCGGACGGCATCAAGTTCGCGCAGAAGGAGGACATCACGCCGGCGGCGGCGGACCGCCCGGTCTTCCGGCTCGCGCCGGCGGTGGCGCTGGTGCCCTACCTCGTCGCGCTCTCGGCCATCCCGCTCGGCGCCGCGTGGGTGGCGGTGGACGTGCCCGCGAGCTTGCTGCTCGTGCTCGCCGTGACCAGCGTCGGGGTCATCGGCACGCTCATGGCCGGCTGGGGTTCGGGCAACAAGTACTCCCTCCTCGGCGGTCTGCGGGCGGGCGCGCAGCTGGTGTCCTACGAGCTGCCCCTCATCCTGGCCGCGGCCAGCGTCGCCATGGCGGCCGGCACCCTCTCCCTCACCGCCATCGTGCAGGAGTGGTCGTGGTGGTGGCTGGTCTGGCAGGCGCCCGCCGCCGCGATCTTCCTCGCGGCCAGCGTCGCGGAGCTGCAGCGCACGCCCTTCGACGCGCCCGTGGCCGACTCCGAGATCGTCTTCGGTCCGCTGACCGAGTACACCGGGCTGCGTTTCGCGTTCTTCCTGCTCGCCGAGTATGCCGGCATGGTCGTCATGGCGCTGCTGTTCACCGTGCTCTTCCTCGGGGGCTGGCGGGGGCCGTGGGCCGACGCGGGCGCCGGGATCGTGGGGGTGCTGTGGACGCTCGTCAAGGCGACCGGCGTGGGCGTGCTCTTCCTGTGGCTGCGGGTCGCCTGGCCGCGGGTGCGTGAGGACCAGCTCCAGCGCTTCGCCTGGCTGGTGCTCATCCCGCTCGCGCTCGTGCAGCTGGCGGTCACCGGCGTCGGGGTGGTGTTCCTCGGATGA
- a CDS encoding DUF4097 family beta strand repeat-containing protein — MTTSTATQHTYGFADDHPISLELRHHHGDVAVVLDAPEGTAEVALSSTAPLDLGPVTAGCHRGRVSIDIPALVDPEGGRGFSFSLGSFSLGSGAVPVHVEVHLPHGADVDVSTKRGDVVLQGVSGVTRVRSGSGDLSLEETGRLRAATGSGDVRVGTMTEGSLTTGSGDLELRTATGPGPLEVRSGSGDVTLASTDQDVTVATGSGDVVVHAGSGRFSARTGTGDVQVSVPRGLPVWLDLSSGTGEVRRDIDHLGAPEEGQAHLEVSVRTGTGDITVRHAASAPA; from the coding sequence ATGACCACGAGCACCGCCACCCAGCACACCTACGGCTTCGCCGACGACCACCCCATCTCCCTGGAGCTGCGCCACCACCACGGCGATGTCGCCGTCGTGCTGGACGCACCCGAGGGGACGGCGGAGGTCGCCCTCTCGAGCACGGCGCCCCTCGACCTCGGGCCGGTCACCGCCGGCTGCCACCGGGGGCGGGTGAGCATCGACATCCCGGCGCTGGTCGACCCCGAGGGCGGTCGGGGGTTCAGCTTCTCCCTCGGCTCCTTCTCCCTCGGCTCCGGCGCGGTGCCGGTGCACGTCGAGGTGCACCTGCCGCACGGTGCCGACGTCGACGTGAGCACCAAGCGGGGCGACGTCGTCCTGCAGGGCGTCAGCGGCGTGACCCGCGTGAGGTCCGGCTCCGGCGACCTGTCGCTGGAGGAGACGGGCCGGCTGCGCGCGGCCACCGGCTCGGGCGACGTCCGGGTCGGCACGATGACCGAGGGCAGCCTCACGACCGGCTCGGGGGACCTCGAGCTCCGCACGGCCACCGGTCCGGGGCCGCTCGAGGTGCGCAGCGGCAGCGGTGATGTCACGCTCGCCAGCACCGACCAGGACGTCACGGTCGCCACCGGCAGTGGAGACGTCGTCGTGCACGCGGGGTCGGGGCGCTTCTCCGCCCGCACCGGCACCGGGGACGTGCAGGTCTCGGTCCCCCGCGGCCTGCCCGTCTGGTTGGACCTGTCCAGCGGCACCGGTGAGGTCCGCCGCGACATCGACCACCTGGGCGCCCCGGAGGAGGGGCAGGCCCATCTGGAGGTGAGCGTGCGCACCGGGACGGGGGATATCACCGTCCGGCACGCCGCGAGCGCCCCGGCATGA
- a CDS encoding complex I subunit 4 family protein — protein MNGPVSRMRDDLLALVPDLGIWWYALALAPLLLVAVMLLVIGRWPEQPGHRVVHRGSMAASAISALGVLGVCLDRPVVDVSWIPSLGVWFSLRPDGLSVPLLLLTALVGVVATALHLHPAHEPRQVAVDLEDTDPTSPIPVVRGEDVPGLATYHACLQLVLLGALLAFLAGDAILFFIGFELVLVPMWVLVARYGDPTSDRDGAALRFLLVTVVGSSLVLLGILAVGTATGTTDLAVWAAEGGASLGRGSQLAIAAVLLVGLGLKIPVFPVHTWLPWVHATAPTAGSVLLAAVLLKLGTYGVVRLVVPVVPEGFAAWSPLLAGLGVAGIVWASLVCLVEPDLKRLIAWSSVAHLGFVVLGIASGTQAGLQAALFGNVAHGLISALLFVVVGGLKHRWGSADLRRRRPAVREVAPRLGLALVVGMAAASGLPGLAGFWGEIGAILAAWSPAPDRPEGWFRAFAVVAAVGGALAVAYTVRVLREVWAGDRVEPRIPDAVLTERTALRMLGVLVLVLGLVPTVLLGVTAPFVEGVLGR, from the coding sequence GTGAACGGCCCGGTGAGCAGGATGCGCGACGACCTCCTCGCCCTGGTGCCCGACCTCGGCATCTGGTGGTATGCCCTCGCCCTCGCCCCGCTGCTGCTCGTGGCCGTCATGCTGCTCGTGATCGGGCGCTGGCCCGAGCAACCGGGCCACCGGGTCGTCCACCGCGGATCGATGGCGGCCTCAGCGATCAGTGCGCTCGGGGTGCTCGGCGTGTGCCTCGACCGGCCGGTGGTGGACGTCAGCTGGATCCCCAGCCTGGGCGTGTGGTTCAGCCTGCGTCCCGACGGGCTGTCGGTGCCCCTGCTGCTGCTCACCGCCCTGGTCGGCGTGGTCGCCACCGCCCTGCACCTGCACCCGGCGCACGAGCCGCGCCAGGTCGCGGTCGACCTCGAGGACACCGACCCGACCTCCCCGATCCCCGTGGTCCGGGGCGAGGACGTCCCCGGGCTCGCGACCTACCACGCCTGCCTGCAGCTCGTGCTCCTCGGCGCCCTCCTCGCCTTCCTCGCCGGCGACGCCATCCTCTTCTTCATCGGCTTCGAGCTCGTGCTCGTCCCGATGTGGGTGCTCGTCGCGCGCTACGGCGACCCGACCAGCGACCGGGACGGCGCGGCGCTGCGCTTCCTGCTCGTCACCGTCGTCGGCTCCTCCCTCGTGCTCCTCGGCATCCTCGCGGTCGGCACGGCCACCGGCACCACCGACCTGGCGGTCTGGGCGGCCGAGGGTGGGGCCTCGCTGGGGCGCGGCTCGCAGCTCGCGATCGCGGCGGTCCTCCTCGTGGGTCTCGGGCTCAAGATCCCCGTCTTCCCGGTGCACACCTGGTTGCCGTGGGTGCACGCCACGGCACCGACCGCAGGATCGGTGCTGCTGGCCGCGGTGCTGCTCAAGCTGGGCACCTACGGCGTGGTCCGCCTGGTCGTGCCGGTCGTCCCGGAGGGCTTCGCCGCCTGGTCGCCGCTGCTCGCCGGGCTCGGTGTGGCCGGCATCGTGTGGGCCTCCCTCGTCTGCCTGGTCGAGCCCGACCTCAAGCGGCTCATCGCCTGGTCCTCCGTCGCCCACCTGGGCTTCGTCGTGCTGGGCATCGCGAGCGGCACGCAGGCCGGTCTGCAGGCGGCGCTCTTCGGAAATGTCGCCCACGGCCTCATCTCGGCGCTGCTCTTCGTCGTCGTCGGAGGGCTCAAGCACCGGTGGGGCAGCGCTGACCTGCGGCGTCGCCGCCCGGCCGTGCGGGAGGTCGCGCCCCGCCTCGGTCTGGCGCTCGTCGTCGGTATGGCGGCGGCGAGCGGGCTGCCCGGGCTCGCCGGGTTCTGGGGTGAGATCGGGGCGATCCTCGCCGCCTGGTCACCGGCGCCGGACCGGCCGGAGGGGTGGTTCCGGGCCTTCGCCGTGGTCGCCGCGGTCGGTGGCGCCCTGGCCGTCGCCTACACCGTGCGGGTGCTGCGCGAGGTGTGGGCCGGTGACCGGGTGGAGCCGAGGATCCCCGACGCCGTGCTCACCGAGCGGACCGCGCTGCGGATGCTCGGCGTCCTCGTCCTCGTCCTCGGGCTGGTCCCGACCGTGCTCCTCGGCGTGACCGCGCCCTTCGTCGAGGGGGTCCTGGGCCGATGA
- a CDS encoding NuoI/complex I 23 kDa subunit family protein: MSGITGLLRGLGTTARTLTRRAHTAQYPHTEPVLPERSRGVIALLADNCTSCMLCARECPDWCITIDSHKETLPAETEGGRERSHNVLDRFDIDFSLCMYCGICIEVCPFDALFWAPDFAYAEGDIRNLLHDKERLGGFMASVPQASLPEGYQRPVDTADDADSGDGEASTGDDSAADAPAARAPEDDA, from the coding sequence ATGAGCGGCATCACCGGTCTGCTGCGCGGCCTGGGCACCACCGCCCGGACGCTCACCCGACGCGCCCACACCGCGCAGTACCCGCATACCGAGCCGGTGCTGCCCGAGCGCAGCCGCGGCGTCATCGCGTTGCTGGCGGACAACTGCACCTCGTGCATGCTGTGCGCCCGTGAGTGCCCGGACTGGTGCATCACCATCGACTCGCACAAGGAGACCTTGCCCGCCGAGACCGAGGGGGGCAGGGAGCGTTCGCACAACGTCCTCGACCGCTTCGACATCGATTTCTCGCTCTGCATGTACTGCGGCATCTGCATCGAGGTATGCCCCTTCGACGCGCTCTTCTGGGCGCCCGACTTCGCCTACGCCGAGGGTGACATCCGCAACCTGCTCCACGACAAGGAGCGCCTCGGGGGCTTCATGGCGTCCGTGCCGCAGGCGAGCCTGCCGGAGGGCTACCAGCGGCCGGTCGACACCGCTGATGACGCCGACTCCGGTGATGGTGAGGCGAGCACCGGGGACGACTCGGCGGCGGACGCCCCAGCGGCCCGGGCTCCGGAGGACGACGCGTGA
- a CDS encoding NADH-quinone oxidoreductase subunit A: MSDYLVVALVSLLGVALVAVAFGARRLLAPSDPTPAKVTTYESGVDPVGSGWEQGSVRYLVYALLYVVFAVDAVYLFPWALVIRSDLGAASLVEMAIFIGVLVVALLHVWRRGLLRWW; encoded by the coding sequence ATGTCCGACTACCTCGTCGTCGCGCTGGTCAGCCTCCTGGGGGTGGCCCTGGTCGCGGTCGCCTTCGGCGCCCGCCGACTGCTCGCGCCCAGCGATCCGACACCGGCGAAGGTCACGACCTACGAGTCGGGTGTGGACCCGGTCGGGTCCGGCTGGGAGCAGGGCAGCGTGCGCTACCTCGTGTATGCCCTGCTCTACGTCGTCTTCGCCGTCGACGCGGTCTATCTCTTCCCGTGGGCGCTGGTGATCCGCTCCGACCTCGGCGCGGCCAGCCTGGTCGAGATGGCGATCTTCATCGGGGTCCTCGTCGTCGCCCTGCTGCACGTGTGGCGGCGCGGCCTGCTGCGGTGGTGGTGA
- a CDS encoding NADH-quinone oxidoreductase subunit B — MSDQASGRHTTSLPTPRLGAPVEKAPRAVQVVLNWGRKYSLWVFNFGLACCAIEFISASMARHDFIRLGVIPFAPGPRQSDLMVVSGTVTDKMAPAIRRLYDQMPEPKYVISFGACSNSGGPYWESYCVTKGVDQLIPVDVYVPGCPPRPEALLHGIITLQEQIAAETPGRARARHGSRYADRPVTAGEVTRGLVAPPPTD; from the coding sequence ATGAGCGACCAGGCGAGCGGGCGGCATACCACCAGCCTGCCGACCCCGCGCCTCGGTGCGCCGGTGGAGAAGGCTCCCCGCGCGGTCCAGGTCGTGCTCAACTGGGGCCGGAAGTACTCCCTCTGGGTCTTCAACTTCGGACTCGCCTGCTGCGCCATCGAGTTCATCAGCGCCTCGATGGCGCGGCACGACTTCATCCGGCTGGGCGTCATCCCCTTTGCGCCCGGGCCGCGGCAGAGCGACCTCATGGTCGTCTCCGGCACCGTGACCGACAAGATGGCGCCCGCGATCCGGCGGCTCTACGACCAGATGCCGGAGCCGAAGTACGTCATCTCCTTCGGCGCCTGCTCCAACTCCGGCGGCCCCTACTGGGAAAGCTACTGCGTGACCAAGGGCGTCGACCAGCTCATCCCGGTCGACGTCTACGTCCCGGGCTGCCCGCCCCGCCCGGAGGCGCTGCTCCACGGGATCATCACGCTGCAGGAGCAGATCGCGGCCGAGACGCCCGGGCGCGCCCGAGCCCGCCACGGCTCGCGGTATGCCGACCGCCCCGTCACCGCCGGTGAGGTCACCCGGGGCCTCGTGGCGCCGCCGCCCACCGACTGA
- a CDS encoding NADH-quinone oxidoreductase subunit C — MAEHDPAQAPADTVEVRTRRVDPAEAPVATVEVRTRRVEPEQWHETVRVARAEGYAFFDWLSAVDETDSGQGEAPAVNESDPQQGPEDAEEGLTPGLDVVCHLMDVRHGRQGMHRLLLTTRVPDGATLASLTDLFAGAAWHERETHEMFGLVFSGFQDGTGLGLRPLLLPEGFEGTPLRKDFVLAARASKPWPGAKEPGEGSEAPAAGAAPARRPRKRLLPPGVPDPEWGPRRD; from the coding sequence ATGGCCGAGCACGATCCCGCACAGGCGCCCGCCGACACGGTCGAGGTCCGGACCCGACGCGTGGATCCCGCAGAGGCGCCCGTCGCGACGGTCGAGGTCCGGACCCGACGCGTGGAGCCCGAGCAGTGGCACGAGACCGTCCGGGTGGCGCGCGCGGAGGGGTATGCCTTCTTCGACTGGCTCTCCGCCGTCGACGAGACAGATTCCGGGCAGGGAGAGGCACCAGCTGTCAATGAGAGCGACCCCCAGCAGGGGCCCGAGGACGCCGAGGAGGGACTGACCCCCGGACTGGACGTCGTGTGCCATCTCATGGACGTGCGTCACGGCCGGCAGGGGATGCACCGGTTGCTCCTCACCACCCGGGTGCCCGACGGCGCGACCCTGGCCTCTCTCACCGACCTCTTCGCCGGGGCCGCCTGGCACGAACGTGAGACGCACGAGATGTTCGGCCTGGTCTTCTCCGGCTTCCAGGACGGCACCGGCCTCGGGCTGCGCCCGCTGCTCCTGCCGGAGGGCTTCGAGGGCACGCCGCTGCGCAAGGACTTCGTGCTCGCGGCCCGCGCCTCCAAACCCTGGCCCGGGGCCAAGGAGCCGGGGGAGGGCAGCGAGGCGCCCGCCGCAGGTGCTGCCCCCGCCCGGAGGCCGCGCAAGCGCCTGCTCCCGCCCGGGGTGCCGGACCCCGAGTGGGGCCCGAGGCGCGACTGA
- the nuoK gene encoding NADH-quinone oxidoreductase subunit NuoK, giving the protein MIRPALPYLLAAILAGLGAYGILARRHAVLVLIGVELLLGAAGLLLVTVAQTGADGDPGAAVLTLFVITIAAAEVVLALAIFLALFRARGHVDLHAALGGDGEGDDGEAREGEEVSGRA; this is encoded by the coding sequence GTGATCCGTCCTGCCCTGCCCTATCTCCTCGCCGCGATCCTGGCGGGCCTGGGCGCCTACGGCATCCTCGCCCGGCGGCACGCCGTCCTCGTGCTCATCGGGGTCGAGCTGCTGCTCGGCGCCGCCGGTCTCCTGCTCGTCACGGTCGCGCAGACCGGTGCCGACGGCGACCCCGGGGCTGCGGTGCTCACCCTCTTCGTCATCACCATCGCCGCCGCCGAGGTGGTCCTCGCACTCGCGATCTTCCTCGCGCTGTTCCGCGCCCGGGGTCACGTCGACCTGCACGCGGCTCTCGGCGGCGACGGCGAGGGCGACGACGGTGAGGCCCGTGAGGGTGAGGAGGTGAGCGGCCGTGCCTGA
- a CDS encoding GNAT family acetyltransferase, which translates to MRIAPLTEESGEAVVRLWQDCGLTRPWNDPHADLTRAITSDSSAVLGAHEGEVLIGTVMVGHDGHRGWVYYLAVAPGHRRRGLGRALMSAAEEWVQARGIPKLQLMVRTGNGEAVAFYERLGYAVQDTQVLGRFFDPALGALQQGDHVS; encoded by the coding sequence ATGAGGATCGCACCGCTGACCGAGGAGTCAGGGGAGGCTGTCGTGCGGCTGTGGCAGGACTGCGGCCTCACCCGCCCCTGGAACGACCCTCACGCCGACCTGACGCGGGCGATCACGAGCGACTCCTCCGCGGTGCTCGGCGCCCACGAGGGTGAGGTCCTGATAGGCACCGTGATGGTCGGCCACGACGGCCACCGCGGGTGGGTCTACTACCTCGCCGTCGCGCCCGGGCACCGACGCCGGGGCCTCGGCCGCGCGCTCATGTCCGCGGCCGAGGAGTGGGTGCAGGCGCGCGGCATACCCAAGCTGCAGCTCATGGTCCGCACCGGCAACGGCGAGGCCGTGGCGTTCTACGAGCGGCTGGGGTATGCCGTGCAGGACACCCAGGTCCTCGGGCGCTTCTTCGATCCCGCGCTCGGCGCGCTGCAGCAGGGCGACCACGTGAGCTGA
- a CDS encoding NADH-quinone oxidoreductase subunit L — MPELPDLDWSDLQLPSVPLPHLPMPDLWGSPAHWAVLATLLAALAGLGVTGRSNRLAAWIGVGGSLVAFVASLWQLYTLTQIEAAQRSIGTIGALQLGELDVPLGMLVTWPLALVAFTVATVALVVQGYARWYLWYDPRYRPFAATVSLFSAAMLLLVLSDDLLLTLVGWEVMGWCSYLLIGHQSTRPAATRAASKALLVTRTADIGFVLGLVILAAEAGTTRITDVVQHWAAAGSSPTLTVAMTLLVVGVAGKSALFPFQDWLPDAMEGPTPASALIHAATMVAAGTVVLAQLFELLALSGPARMLLAVLACTTMIGAAVLAFAQGDLKRLLAWSTVSQVALMLAVLAAATTATGPDAALQHLVAHAWFKALLFLTTGWLGVLVGGTAMALVASGTRRYRVLRHRFGWGLLALAGVPPFVGFFSKEAILGTAEAGTAAGSEGGLVSVVVLAAVGASAPLTAAYCMRAWLVLSTPTAAQGHARIYEPSPVERIDDFFDEPQVIQEAEGVERAEAAISSSARMGTSVLMLMTLFGGILLLLPVWGPQAHVDLQLLLATLLLMLVSALLVRLAAGGVRTRDAAARIPARVSLAAERGLYADVAYRAVVATPVLALARAVAWFDDQVLDSWVRGAGQGARLLGRVGELTSPRRATPGLALVLAGMLVLAAIGVVTA; from the coding sequence GTGCCTGAGCTGCCCGACCTCGACTGGTCCGACCTGCAGCTGCCCTCGGTGCCGTTGCCGCACCTGCCGATGCCCGATCTGTGGGGCTCGCCCGCACACTGGGCCGTGCTCGCCACCCTGCTCGCCGCGCTGGCCGGCCTCGGTGTGACCGGGCGGTCCAACCGGCTGGCCGCGTGGATCGGCGTGGGCGGCTCGCTCGTCGCCTTCGTCGCCAGCCTCTGGCAGCTCTACACCCTGACCCAGATCGAGGCGGCGCAGCGCTCGATCGGCACCATCGGGGCGCTGCAGCTCGGCGAGCTCGACGTGCCGCTCGGCATGCTCGTGACCTGGCCGCTCGCCCTCGTCGCCTTCACCGTCGCGACGGTCGCGCTCGTCGTGCAGGGGTATGCCCGGTGGTACCTCTGGTACGACCCGCGCTACCGGCCGTTCGCCGCCACGGTGTCGCTGTTCTCCGCGGCGATGCTGCTCCTCGTCCTCTCCGACGACCTGCTGCTCACCCTCGTCGGGTGGGAGGTCATGGGCTGGTGCTCCTACCTCCTCATCGGTCATCAGTCCACGCGCCCGGCCGCGACCCGGGCCGCGAGCAAGGCGCTGCTCGTCACCCGCACGGCCGACATCGGCTTCGTGCTCGGCCTGGTCATCCTCGCGGCCGAGGCCGGCACGACACGGATCACCGACGTCGTGCAGCACTGGGCCGCTGCGGGGAGCTCGCCGACGCTCACGGTCGCCATGACGCTGCTCGTCGTCGGGGTCGCCGGCAAGTCCGCGCTCTTCCCTTTCCAGGACTGGCTGCCCGATGCCATGGAGGGCCCGACCCCTGCCTCCGCGCTCATCCACGCCGCGACGATGGTCGCCGCGGGCACCGTGGTGCTGGCTCAGCTCTTCGAGCTGCTGGCCCTCTCCGGACCCGCGCGCATGCTGCTGGCCGTGCTGGCGTGCACGACGATGATCGGCGCGGCGGTGCTGGCCTTCGCCCAGGGCGATCTCAAGCGGCTGCTCGCCTGGTCCACCGTGAGCCAGGTCGCCCTCATGCTGGCCGTCCTCGCCGCGGCGACGACGGCCACCGGGCCCGACGCCGCCCTGCAGCACCTCGTCGCCCACGCGTGGTTCAAGGCGCTGCTCTTCCTCACGACGGGCTGGCTGGGGGTTCTTGTCGGCGGGACCGCCATGGCTCTCGTGGCCTCGGGCACCCGCCGCTACCGCGTGCTGCGGCACCGCTTCGGCTGGGGGCTGCTGGCCCTGGCCGGTGTCCCGCCCTTCGTCGGCTTCTTCTCCAAGGAGGCCATCCTCGGCACCGCCGAGGCGGGCACGGCCGCCGGCTCCGAGGGCGGGCTCGTCTCGGTCGTGGTGCTGGCCGCGGTCGGCGCCTCGGCGCCGCTCACCGCCGCCTACTGCATGCGCGCCTGGCTCGTGCTCAGCACCCCCACCGCGGCCCAGGGGCACGCCCGGATCTACGAGCCGAGCCCGGTGGAGCGGATCGACGACTTCTTCGACGAGCCGCAGGTGATCCAGGAGGCCGAGGGGGTCGAGCGCGCCGAGGCAGCCATCAGCTCCTCTGCCCGCATGGGGACCTCCGTCCTCATGCTCATGACGCTCTTCGGCGGGATCCTCCTGCTGCTCCCGGTCTGGGGGCCGCAGGCCCACGTGGACCTCCAGCTGCTCCTGGCGACCCTGCTGCTCATGCTCGTCAGCGCCCTGCTCGTGCGTCTCGCGGCCGGCGGCGTGCGCACCCGTGACGCCGCCGCCCGCATACCGGCCCGCGTCAGCCTGGCTGCCGAGCGGGGCCTCTACGCCGACGTCGCCTACCGGGCCGTCGTCGCGACCCCGGTCCTGGCCCTCGCCCGCGCGGTCGCGTGGTTCGACGACCAGGTCCTCGACTCCTGGGTCCGTGGCGCAGGCCAGGGGGCCCGGCTCCTTGGCCGGGTCGGTGAGCTCACCAGCCCGCGCCGGGCGACCCCCGGGCTGGCCCTGGTGCTCGCCGGGATGCTCGTGCTCGCCGCGATCGGGGTGGTGACGGCGTGA
- a CDS encoding toxin-antitoxin system HicB family antitoxin, whose amino-acid sequence MDLHPYLTQVAHDLDRATALADEPTREVVGRLVPSVETAVRSALVQALSDAAASLTSELEDAVVTVRMDGRDPVLEVRQVPAPAASGTGAPLATGPGPEADTAGEDGGLARVSLRLPELLKEQAEGRAGAAGQSLNTWIVQALRRAVTDRHADAGPDRTTPYHRTRRVTGWA is encoded by the coding sequence ATGGATCTACACCCCTACCTCACCCAGGTCGCGCACGACCTCGACCGGGCCACGGCGCTGGCCGACGAACCGACGCGCGAGGTCGTCGGTCGACTCGTGCCCTCGGTGGAGACGGCCGTGCGGTCGGCGCTGGTCCAGGCGCTCTCCGACGCCGCCGCCTCCCTCACCTCCGAGCTGGAGGATGCCGTGGTCACCGTCCGCATGGACGGCCGCGACCCTGTCCTGGAGGTGCGTCAGGTGCCCGCACCCGCCGCCAGCGGCACCGGCGCTCCCCTCGCAACCGGACCGGGCCCTGAGGCCGACACCGCCGGCGAGGACGGCGGGCTGGCACGGGTCTCGCTGCGGCTGCCCGAGCTGCTCAAGGAGCAGGCCGAGGGGCGGGCCGGTGCCGCCGGTCAGTCGCTCAACACCTGGATCGTGCAGGCCCTGCGCCGCGCCGTCACCGACCGGCACGCCGACGCCGGCCCCGACCGGACCACCCCCTACCACCGCACCCGCCGGGTCACCGGCTGGGCCTGA
- a CDS encoding NADH-quinone oxidoreductase subunit J, with protein MSGLDLLFLAVGLVTAGAAALSVTSRQVLHAALWLVVTLGGLAGCYLVLGAELVALVQLLVYVGAVVVLVLFALMLTRAGGVPVVTSVPQRVAAGLVGAGTTVILGGALLSAFGWGSVPIDGGGNAEVAATIFGTDAWPFELLSVLLLMALVAAVAVARAPVGGQDDPSQRPNPPADVEAVQGDPS; from the coding sequence GTGAGCGGCCTCGACCTCCTCTTCCTCGCCGTCGGGCTGGTGACCGCGGGCGCCGCTGCCCTGTCGGTGACCTCCCGGCAGGTCCTGCACGCCGCGCTCTGGCTCGTCGTCACTCTCGGGGGCCTGGCCGGCTGCTACCTCGTGCTCGGCGCCGAGCTCGTCGCGCTGGTGCAGCTGCTGGTCTACGTCGGCGCCGTGGTCGTGCTCGTGCTCTTCGCGCTCATGCTGACCCGGGCCGGCGGCGTGCCGGTCGTCACGAGCGTGCCGCAGCGCGTCGCGGCCGGCCTCGTCGGAGCGGGTACGACGGTGATCCTCGGCGGTGCGCTGCTCTCGGCCTTCGGGTGGGGGAGCGTGCCGATCGACGGCGGTGGCAACGCCGAGGTCGCCGCGACGATCTTCGGCACCGATGCGTGGCCGTTCGAGCTGCTCTCGGTCTTGCTGCTCATGGCGCTCGTCGCCGCGGTCGCGGTCGCCCGCGCCCCGGTGGGCGGTCAGGACGACCCGAGCCAGCGGCCGAACCCGCCCGCCGACGTCGAGGCCGTGCAGGGGGACCCGTCGTGA